The genomic stretch TGATCAGTTGGATCAGAAATCCGCAGATCAGTTAGGTAAGCGTTTGGCAGAAATCCAACAAGAAAGCCAAGCAGCGATTCCAATCGGCCGATACGGCAAGCCGGAGGAGTTTGCGAAAATGGCTGCTTTTCTTGTCTCCTCGGCGAATACGTATGTAACGGGCCAAGCTTTTGTCGTTGATGGCGGTATGGTAAAAGCCATTCAGTGATGCTTCACTTTAATATGATAATGACTTAAAGCAAGCAGCGGGTAAATATACGGATAGCTTTCATAGCGAATATAAAACTGACCCGGCAAACCGATTCCGGTCGGATAGTCGACGGCGGCTTGCTGGGAGTTTGCTATAAGCAAAAAGCGGATTCCTTGCTGCACTTCTTCGCTATTCTGTTCTCCGCATGCAATCAAGGCATCTACTGCCCAAGCGGTTTGGACGACCGTACTGATTGGCAAATCTACAAATGTTCCTACTTCTGCACTTCGGCACGATTCTCCCCAGCCGCCATCGTCATGCTGAACAGCTTTCAGCCAATTGACTGCACGTTTCACACATCGCGCGCTGGGTTCCACTCCGGCAGCTGAAAGTCCGGTAAGCGCAGCCCATGTACCATATAGATAGCAGACACCCCATCTGCCATACCACGATCCATTCAATTCCTGATGCTTCTGCAGCCATTTGATTGCTTTTTTCATACTATAATGATCTTGCTTCAGGCTGGCATACGTTCCAAGAAATTCTAGCACGCGGCCGGTCAGGTCGGCGGTGGACGGATCAATCGCTGCATCCCGCGCATTTTCAATCGGAAGCTTTGTCAGCAGCCGCCAATCGGTATCTTTTTCAAATGCAGCCCAGCCGCCGTCTTTGTTTTGCATGGCTAATAAATAATCGCAGCCTTTTTTCCATGCGCGCTTCACATCCATATCATCTCTGGCAGATCTGGTGAGCGCCCGCAGAGCAGCGGCAGTATCATCGTGATCTGGGTGATTCGTATTAATATCAGAAAATCCCCAGCCTCCAGGTTCCACGTTGGGCGCATGGATTTGCCAGTCTGCTTTCTGCGTGTGCTGGCGCTGCAGCAAATAATGTGTAGCCGACCGAATCATCGTACTTTTGCTGGAAACACCGGCTTGCTGCAAAGCGTAGCTAAGTAATGCTGTATCCCAAACCGTAGAGGTGGAGTTCTCCACATGGATACCGTTGCAACTTTCATTAACGAGTGCGTGTACGCCATTCAGCGCATCCTGTATTCTCGGATTCTTTTCTTCGTATCCTAACGCCAAATACGCGTAAACCATGAAAAAGGAGGCACTTGCGTAGCTGTAAAGTGTTCCATCTGATTCTGTTCTTTCTTGCATGTACTGTTCAGCATACTTGTAACCAGCTCGGTGCAGGCGCGCTGGCAGCCGAGCAAGCCTGCTCCATTCATTTGTTATTGTCCTCCATGAGGATCCATCATCTGTTCTTTCATCCCATTCATCTTCGTACAAAAGGTGATCGAGTGAAACAGTGTGCTTACTGATTCGTTTGAATTTTTTATTTAGAAGCAACAGCATTGGAACAAAATGAATTCTGGCATAAGAACTGAACTGGAAGAAGTTAATCGGAAATGTAGTTGGTACGAGCAAAGCAGTCATCGGGAATTTTAGAAACGGCGGCCACGCTATCATGCCATGTACAGCCAGCATGAAGCGAATCATAAAGTGCGCTTTATTAATTCCGCCGTTATGGTTAATATACTGCTCTGCTTGGCGCAGCCGACTTGCTTCTACACCCGAAAAACGGAGTGCAGCAAAGGCGAGAACCGTAGCAGACAGGTTTCCATTCCTCTCTCCCGCATAGTTTGACCAGCTGCCATCTTCACGCTGTTGTTGAAGCAAACGCCCCTTCAGTTTTTCCACAGTCTCTAATTCTCTATGAAATGATGTAAATGTCATGATATAAAAGCAATCCGTCAAAATTGCTCCTTCAAAACACATCCGCCAAGCACCATCTTTTTCCTGCTTGGCTTTCAGATTTTCTATATACGTATCAATCTTTGCTTTTACATCTCTTATATGCACAGTATTCATTGTACAGCTCCTTTTCCTAAGAGTTTTGGGACGGAAAACATGCTGCAATATGATAAAATATGCGGAGAAAAGTATTTTATGACTTTAGGTTCCGTATCTTATATTAAAGGAGAATGAGCGATGCGTGCGGTTGTTGCTGAAGAGACAGGCGGTCCGGAAGTACTAGTATACAGACAAGCAATGCTGCCTGAACCTGCAGCTGGAGAAATTCGCATAAAAGTATTAAAAGCAAGCGTGCATTTCGCAGATATTAAGAAAAGAAAAGGAACAAAGGGGAAAGGAAAACCTGGTATTCCTGGATTAGATGCAGTCGGAATCATAGACAAAGCTGGACCGGCAGTGGAAGGGTTTAAATCGGGGCAGCGTGTAATAGCGTTTGTCAAAGGCGGGGCTTATGCCGAATATGCAATTGCAAACGCAAAACTCACTTATCCTATTAGCGACCATGTGGACACAGCTGTTGCGGCAGCAAGTCCAATTCCTTCCTTTCTATCTTTTATGCTGCTGCAGCGAATTGGCCGACTGGAGAAAGAGGAAACGGTTGTCGTTCACGCGGCAGCAGGAGGTACCGGGCTGACTTTAATTCAGCTTGCCAAGTTATTTGGCGCTGGTAAGGTAATTGGAACTGTTAGCAGCATGGACAAAGCCGCTGTTCCTTTGCAAATGGGTGCAGATCACGTGATTACCTACGACAGGTTTTCTCACGTCATTAACGATCTCACTGCAGACACTGGCGCAGATTTGATTTTCGATTCTCTTGCAGGAAAAATTACAGAAGATAGTTTAGCTTGTTTGGCGCCTTATGGCAGATTAGTAAATTACGGGAATGCCAGCGGAGGTCCTGGTGAACTGACCACAACAGATGTTCACAGCACCTGTCGTTCGCTGCTTGGTTTCAGTCTTGGAACAACACGTCAGGAGCGACCTGAAATACTGCAAGCTGTTTCAAACCAAGTCATCAATTTAATTGAGAAAGAAGCAATTACCTTTCCGAGAATAAAAGAATTCAAGCTGGAAGATGCTGCAAAAGCACATCAGCTCTTGGAAAGCAGAACACATACAGGCAAAATCATCTTACACATCACAGATTAGAGACAACACGGGGGAATATAGCAATGAAACTTGTATCATGGAACGTAAACGGCATCCGAGCATGCGTAAAGAAAGGTTTTCTGGATTATTTTAAAGAACAAGACGCAGACATATTCTGCTTGCAGGAAACAAAGCTGCAAGCAGGGCAAATTGAACTAGACTTGCCCGGTTATTATCAATATTGGAACTATGCCGAGCGGAAAGGCTACTCAGGTACGGCTGTCTTTACTAAACAAAAGCCGTTGCATGTTACGTACGGTTTAGAAGAAGATATCATAGAACCAGAAGGAAGAATCATCACATTGGAGTTTGAAAACTACTTCTTAATAACCGTGTATACGCCAAACTCCAAACGTGATTTAGCACGTCTCACGGAACGGTTGGAATGGGAAGATCGGATTCTCGCTTATATACAGGAGCTGGATGCACGCAAACCAGTCATCTTATGCGGTGATTTAAATGTCGCACATCAAGAGATTGATTTGAAGAATTACAAAACAAACCGCGGCAACTCCGGCTTTACGACAGAAGAGCGCGAAAAGATGACAACCTTCCTTAACACCGGATTTGTCGATAGTTTCCGCTATCTGTATCCAGAACGTACCGATGCATATAGCTGGTGGTCATACATGAACAAAGTGAGAGAAAGAAACATCGGCTGGCGGATTGACTATTTTATCGTGTCGGAGAGATGGAAAAACAGAATTAACGAAGCAGAAATACATGCAGAAACGCTGGGAAGCGATCATTGCCCGGTTTACTTGTCGCTGGATACAGAGTGAACCGACTTTTTAGGTCATGTGTTCGAAACGTAGAGAAACAGAGGTTTCTCTACGTCTATTTACTTAATAAAATAGAACCAACTAATTAAAGTTATGAAAACATAAATGATCCCTAAATAACTTACAAAGAATCCAACAAATAATGCTGGATTCTTTGTTGTGAAGTGAACTAACTAAGAACGGCTTCAAAACTTCATAAATAGATAAAACCTACCTAAAACTTGTTTGGTTCAGTCTTCTCCAGTCTGAATCAGTAAAGTAGTTCTCTTCACACCTTCATTCTAAGATGTCAGAAAGTTTGATAAACTAAATATAAATACATATATATGGTAGAAACGATACAGGCTAAGTAGGATGTGTAAAAAAGGAGGGATGCTAATGTTTCGTATACTTTTGCGAATTTTAGCTGGCGGATTGCTGCTTTTCCTATGCATGGTACCTCATACGCATGTTCACGTAGCCGGAAAAGAGGATAGGATGAAAGAGAGGATAGAGGATTACCTGGCGGGAGAAGAGCGTCTGCAAGGAGCGGTTGCGGCTATTCATATTGCAGATGCAGAGACAGGAAAGACACTTTACGAGCAGCATGCGGATGTGCGGATGCGGCCTGCTTCTAACATGAAGCTGCTCACGGCAGCTGCTGTATTACATGAATTAGGTCCATCACATCAATTTAAAACCAAAGTTGCTACAGATGGGCATGTAAAAGATGGAAAAGTGGAAGGGAATCTTTACCTTGTCGGCCAAGGTGATCCGTCTCTGACATATAAAGATTTACAGCAGCTGACGATACAGCTGAAGAACTTGGGAATACATCATATCAGTGGCGATATAATGGCAGATGATAGTTGGTTTGATCAGGAACGTTATAGCGAGGATACAACTTGGAAAGATGAATCCGCATATTATGGCGCAGCAATCAGCGCATTGACTGTTTCACCAGATGAAGATCATGATACAGGAACGGTCAAGGTTGAAGTGCGTGCAGATACTTCTTCTCAGGTACCGGCAATTCGGACAACTCCAGCAACAGATTACATAACGGTACGCAATGATGCTGTAATTGTAGGAGAGCAAGAAGAGACGGATTTGGATATCGTTCGTTCACATGGAAAGAATGAGATTGTTATTTCTGGCAGCATTGCAAAAGGAGATAAAGAGCAGGAAAGGGTAGCGGTTTGGGAACCAACGGAATATGCGCTGCATCTATTTGCTGATTATGTAAGTGATGCGGGTATCAACTGGGAAGGAACAGTCAAAAAAGGTACTGCTCCGTCCCGCTCTCAAACCTTATTAAAAAAGGAATCTGCACCACTGCAGGAATTGCTTCTTCCGTTTATGAAGCTTAGTAACAATGGACATGCGGAAATGTTTATAAAACAAATCGGCCGCAAAGAGAAACCTGGTAACTGGGCGGACGGTATTGATCAAATGAAGCACTACCTTAAACAGCGGCAATTGCCAGTAGAACAAATGATAATTCGTGACGGAGCGGGCTTATCTCATGCAAATGGTATAACAGCAAAACAGCTGACGACCTTACTAACAAAAGCCCAAAAAGAATCCTGGTTCCCTTACTTTAGACGTTCCCTGCCAATCGCCGGTGAACCTGAACGAATGCTCGGTGGAACACTTCGCAACCGTTTTGCAGATTCAGAGCTAGCTGGCAACGTCACGGCAAAGACAGGGACGCTGACTGGAGTAAGCTCACTATCTGGATATATGAAAATCAAAACCGGAGAACAGATAGTTTTTTCGATTGTATTAAACGGCTTGTTAGATGAAGAGGATGGACCGGTGATTGAAGATTATTTATTGAAATTGGTTTATGATAATTTGGACAGTATGCATAATAATTGATGAAAATAGACAGGATATTGGCATACGAACAGCGAAAGTACAGAGTAGGAAGGATATTTAGGAAAAGAGGAGTTAACGGTGAAACAAAGTCGCATGGAAGCAGAGCTATATTGTATCCATTGTCGCGAAGAGTCTCCATTTACTATCACCTACATCAATGACAAACTAAAAACAATTTGCTGCACACAATGCCATCACGCCATCGATGTCCGGCTTGATTTGCAAAAGGAATTCATCCAAGAGTGGCAGCAACGGCTTCTTTCAAAGCCTTCCAGAATGACAACAGAGTATAGGGATGATCTAAGTCGGTTTCTTTTTACGCTGCCAATTCGGCTAGCGAGCAAACCATATCGATTATATGACGATATCAAGAAATCGCGCATCATTATGCGGGATTTCAAAGATGTTAAGCATTGGTAAAGCGCCTGGACATATGTTCAGGCGCTAGTTTTTTGTGCTTTATAGAAGCGATCTGCGCGGTGAATAGAGAAGCCAAGGAAAACGAAACCAATGATGATGAAATAAACGAAGGATTCACTTTCTGCAGTAGCTAAAAGTACAGCTGCGCCATGCGAAACCAATGAAAGTGTAATCCAAAGCAAAAAACCTCGATCAACGATTGCACTCT from Terribacillus sp. DMT04 encodes the following:
- the dacB gene encoding D-alanyl-D-alanine carboxypeptidase/D-alanyl-D-alanine-endopeptidase — encoded protein: MFRILLRILAGGLLLFLCMVPHTHVHVAGKEDRMKERIEDYLAGEERLQGAVAAIHIADAETGKTLYEQHADVRMRPASNMKLLTAAAVLHELGPSHQFKTKVATDGHVKDGKVEGNLYLVGQGDPSLTYKDLQQLTIQLKNLGIHHISGDIMADDSWFDQERYSEDTTWKDESAYYGAAISALTVSPDEDHDTGTVKVEVRADTSSQVPAIRTTPATDYITVRNDAVIVGEQEETDLDIVRSHGKNEIVISGSIAKGDKEQERVAVWEPTEYALHLFADYVSDAGINWEGTVKKGTAPSRSQTLLKKESAPLQELLLPFMKLSNNGHAEMFIKQIGRKEKPGNWADGIDQMKHYLKQRQLPVEQMIIRDGAGLSHANGITAKQLTTLLTKAQKESWFPYFRRSLPIAGEPERMLGGTLRNRFADSELAGNVTAKTGTLTGVSSLSGYMKIKTGEQIVFSIVLNGLLDEEDGPVIEDYLLKLVYDNLDSMHNN
- a CDS encoding bh protein, which produces MKQSRMEAELYCIHCREESPFTITYINDKLKTICCTQCHHAIDVRLDLQKEFIQEWQQRLLSKPSRMTTEYRDDLSRFLFTLPIRLASKPYRLYDDIKKSRIIMRDFKDVKHW
- a CDS encoding prenyltransferase/squalene oxidase repeat-containing protein yields the protein MNTVHIRDVKAKIDTYIENLKAKQEKDGAWRMCFEGAILTDCFYIMTFTSFHRELETVEKLKGRLLQQQREDGSWSNYAGERNGNLSATVLAFAALRFSGVEASRLRQAEQYINHNGGINKAHFMIRFMLAVHGMIAWPPFLKFPMTALLVPTTFPINFFQFSSYARIHFVPMLLLLNKKFKRISKHTVSLDHLLYEDEWDERTDDGSSWRTITNEWSRLARLPARLHRAGYKYAEQYMQERTESDGTLYSYASASFFMVYAYLALGYEEKNPRIQDALNGVHALVNESCNGIHVENSTSTVWDTALLSYALQQAGVSSKSTMIRSATHYLLQRQHTQKADWQIHAPNVEPGGWGFSDINTNHPDHDDTAAALRALTRSARDDMDVKRAWKKGCDYLLAMQNKDGGWAAFEKDTDWRLLTKLPIENARDAAIDPSTADLTGRVLEFLGTYASLKQDHYSMKKAIKWLQKHQELNGSWYGRWGVCYLYGTWAALTGLSAAGVEPSARCVKRAVNWLKAVQHDDGGWGESCRSAEVGTFVDLPISTVVQTAWAVDALIACGEQNSEEVQQGIRFLLIANSQQAAVDYPTGIGLPGQFYIRYESYPYIYPLLALSHYHIKVKHH
- a CDS encoding exodeoxyribonuclease III, which gives rise to MKLVSWNVNGIRACVKKGFLDYFKEQDADIFCLQETKLQAGQIELDLPGYYQYWNYAERKGYSGTAVFTKQKPLHVTYGLEEDIIEPEGRIITLEFENYFLITVYTPNSKRDLARLTERLEWEDRILAYIQELDARKPVILCGDLNVAHQEIDLKNYKTNRGNSGFTTEEREKMTTFLNTGFVDSFRYLYPERTDAYSWWSYMNKVRERNIGWRIDYFIVSERWKNRINEAEIHAETLGSDHCPVYLSLDTE
- a CDS encoding zinc-binding dehydrogenase — its product is MRAVVAEETGGPEVLVYRQAMLPEPAAGEIRIKVLKASVHFADIKKRKGTKGKGKPGIPGLDAVGIIDKAGPAVEGFKSGQRVIAFVKGGAYAEYAIANAKLTYPISDHVDTAVAAASPIPSFLSFMLLQRIGRLEKEETVVVHAAAGGTGLTLIQLAKLFGAGKVIGTVSSMDKAAVPLQMGADHVITYDRFSHVINDLTADTGADLIFDSLAGKITEDSLACLAPYGRLVNYGNASGGPGELTTTDVHSTCRSLLGFSLGTTRQERPEILQAVSNQVINLIEKEAITFPRIKEFKLEDAAKAHQLLESRTHTGKIILHITD